In a single window of the Olivibacter sp. SDN3 genome:
- a CDS encoding ROK family transcriptional regulator yields the protein MTAKIQKQEDLKRAILRQLYYNGALSLADLCTHTKKSLPVVSTAVNLLLESGYIMEYGLAPSTGGRRPVTYLLDANKKRCIVAVAIDQLETRVCIYNLVNEKVDSLGSVRMDLLNTPSILEELISFIKEMIEKSTFSNDEILGVGIAMPGVYNMKEGINHTFFPDQPYLPKYISKKIKVPVFIDNDSRTIAMAELKFGIAKGYKDVMVVNIGWGIGLGMIVDGIIFRGHNGYAGEFSHIPLANSNNLCSCGKRGCLEVDASLSILVKKAERELANGSKSSLEYLFADKKRLAGEQLLSAAKKGDPLAVSLLAEGGLMIGKGLATLIHIMNPERIVLSGRGASAGRIWLAPIHQAINEYCIPRLAEQTTLAVSDLSQEIQLLGAATLVIENCDFR from the coding sequence TTGACAGCGAAAATACAAAAACAAGAGGATCTGAAGCGTGCAATATTAAGGCAACTGTACTATAATGGGGCTTTATCCTTAGCTGATTTGTGCACTCATACCAAAAAAAGCTTACCTGTAGTTTCCACAGCAGTGAATTTGCTTTTAGAAAGTGGATATATTATGGAATATGGTTTAGCTCCATCAACAGGAGGACGTAGACCGGTAACATATCTTTTAGATGCAAACAAAAAACGTTGTATCGTAGCGGTAGCGATAGATCAGTTAGAGACTAGAGTTTGTATTTATAATCTTGTAAATGAAAAAGTTGATTCCTTGGGCTCTGTTAGGATGGATTTGCTAAATACGCCTAGCATATTAGAAGAGTTGATTTCTTTCATAAAAGAAATGATTGAGAAATCCACCTTTTCAAATGATGAAATCTTAGGTGTTGGAATTGCCATGCCGGGGGTATATAATATGAAAGAAGGGATCAATCATACTTTTTTCCCAGATCAACCTTACTTGCCCAAGTATATTAGTAAAAAGATAAAAGTGCCCGTTTTTATCGATAACGATTCAAGAACTATCGCAATGGCTGAACTCAAATTTGGTATAGCAAAGGGGTATAAGGATGTTATGGTTGTCAATATTGGTTGGGGAATAGGTTTGGGGATGATTGTAGATGGCATAATCTTTAGGGGGCATAATGGCTATGCTGGAGAATTTAGCCATATCCCGTTGGCAAATAGTAATAACTTGTGCTCCTGTGGTAAAAGGGGTTGCTTAGAAGTTGACGCTTCTTTATCTATCCTGGTGAAAAAAGCAGAAAGAGAACTTGCCAATGGATCGAAATCTAGCTTAGAATATCTTTTTGCTGATAAAAAACGTTTAGCTGGTGAGCAGTTGTTAAGTGCAGCAAAAAAGGGCGACCCCTTAGCCGTATCTTTGCTGGCAGAGGGAGGGTTAATGATTGGGAAAGGACTCGCTACATTAATACATATTATGAATCCTGAACGTATCGTTTTAAGTGGACGGGGAGCCTCTGCAGGTAGAATATGGCTAGCACCCATTCATCAAGCCATCAATGAATATTGTATCCCCCGTTTAGCCGAGCAAACAACCTTAGCCGTTTCTGATCTATCTCAAGAAATTCAATTATTAGGAGCGGCGACACTAGTTATAGAAAATTGCGATTTTAGATAA
- a CDS encoding Gfo/Idh/MocA family protein: protein MNARRDFLHKLTYSAMALPFLPSLWTFDSPEVNGILYDGPILRVAIMGLGGYGTRVAEAMQDCKKAKLVGVISGTPAKIEAWQAKYNIPEGNCYNYENFDNIKDNPEIDAVYVITPNALHHDQVIRVAKAGKHVICEKPMALNAEEGAEMVDACAQANVKLLVGYRMHFEPKTLEVINMRKNGDFGKILFFQGQCGFRVGDPNQWRLDKELAGGGSLMDIGIYAINGARYMVGEEPVWVTAQETKTDTVKFKEGVDETIQFQLGFPSGAVASCLSTYNMNYLDRFFLNGEEGFAEMQPSTGYGPIEGRSHKGELTQPHITHQTLQMEEMAGIILSENKPIVPVDGEEGLKDLKIIDAIYKACETGEKLNLTL, encoded by the coding sequence ATGAATGCACGAAGAGACTTTCTTCATAAGCTTACTTATTCAGCAATGGCCTTGCCGTTTTTACCTTCGTTATGGACATTTGATTCTCCAGAGGTTAATGGTATATTGTATGATGGCCCCATTCTACGTGTTGCTATCATGGGACTTGGGGGATACGGAACCCGAGTTGCAGAGGCTATGCAGGATTGTAAAAAAGCTAAGTTGGTGGGAGTAATCAGTGGTACACCAGCAAAGATAGAGGCATGGCAAGCTAAATATAACATACCCGAAGGAAACTGTTATAACTATGAGAATTTTGATAATATAAAAGATAACCCTGAAATAGATGCCGTTTATGTTATTACACCCAATGCACTGCATCACGATCAAGTTATAAGAGTAGCAAAAGCAGGCAAGCACGTGATTTGCGAAAAGCCAATGGCTCTTAACGCGGAGGAGGGTGCAGAGATGGTTGACGCATGTGCTCAGGCAAATGTGAAACTGTTAGTAGGATATCGTATGCATTTTGAACCAAAAACGCTTGAGGTAATTAATATGAGGAAAAATGGCGATTTTGGTAAGATACTTTTTTTTCAGGGACAGTGTGGGTTTAGGGTGGGAGATCCAAATCAGTGGCGGTTAGATAAAGAGTTAGCTGGTGGTGGCTCATTGATGGATATCGGAATTTACGCCATTAACGGTGCCCGTTATATGGTAGGTGAAGAACCGGTGTGGGTAACTGCGCAGGAAACCAAAACCGACACCGTTAAATTTAAGGAAGGAGTAGATGAAACTATTCAGTTTCAACTTGGTTTTCCAAGTGGGGCCGTCGCTTCGTGTTTATCCACCTATAATATGAATTATCTTGATAGATTTTTTTTAAATGGTGAAGAGGGCTTTGCTGAAATGCAGCCTTCCACAGGGTACGGCCCAATAGAGGGACGCTCACATAAGGGGGAACTAACGCAGCCGCATATAACGCATCAAACATTGCAAATGGAAGAAATGGCGGGAATTATCCTTTCGGAAAATAAGCCTATTGTACCCGTAGATGGAGAAGAAGGACTAAAAGATCTTAAGATCATTGATGCTATTTATAAAGCCTGCGAAACCGGGGAAAAACTTAACTTGACTTTGTGA
- a CDS encoding SDR family oxidoreductase, which translates to MSKKVVLITGTNSGFGWLTANSVAALGHKVYATMRDTNGKNADKARALSQVENVTVLDLALTDETSVKNAIDTIIATEGSIDVLVNNAGISMFGVAESATTDDVQRIFDVNVTAPWRLMKLALPFMRKQSEGLIINVSSGWGRFSAPFSVVYGASKFALEGLSEGLHYELRPLGVDVAIIQPGAFPTEMSQKVQFGSDTSVVDSYEVIADFQNKMGSAIVQMLETVKPNPQDVADAVVNLINLPKGQRPLRTVVDPSTGEIVEAANEAVKVEYAKVLTAFGMKELLA; encoded by the coding sequence ATGAGCAAAAAAGTTGTATTAATTACAGGAACAAATAGCGGATTTGGATGGCTGACAGCCAATAGTGTCGCAGCATTGGGTCATAAAGTTTATGCGACCATGAGAGATACTAATGGAAAGAATGCTGATAAAGCAAGAGCCTTATCACAGGTAGAAAATGTAACCGTTTTAGATCTGGCACTAACTGACGAAACAAGTGTGAAAAATGCCATTGACACCATTATCGCTACAGAAGGAAGCATTGATGTATTGGTAAATAATGCGGGCATTTCGATGTTCGGTGTGGCTGAAAGCGCTACTACTGATGATGTGCAACGGATATTTGATGTCAATGTTACCGCTCCCTGGAGATTGATGAAATTGGCGTTACCTTTTATGCGTAAACAATCGGAAGGTTTGATCATCAATGTTTCGAGCGGGTGGGGTAGATTCTCCGCTCCTTTTTCAGTAGTGTATGGTGCTTCAAAGTTCGCTTTGGAAGGTTTAAGCGAAGGTTTGCATTATGAACTAAGACCGTTAGGGGTTGATGTAGCCATTATTCAACCAGGCGCTTTTCCTACTGAAATGTCCCAAAAGGTCCAATTTGGCTCTGATACTTCAGTGGTAGACAGCTATGAAGTAATAGCTGATTTTCAAAATAAAATGGGTAGTGCGATTGTTCAAATGCTTGAAACGGTCAAGCCTAACCCTCAAGATGTTGCAGACGCGGTAGTAAATCTGATCAATTTGCCAAAAGGTCAAAGGCCATTGAGAACAGTTGTTGACCCCTCGACAGGAGAAATTGTTGAAGCGGCTAACGAAGCTGTCAAAGTGGAATACGCAAAAGTTTTAACAGCGTTTGGAATGAAAGAACTTTTAGCGTAA